The genomic segment aaagaaatatatgacagctgaattttctttatatgtatgTCCTTtatcgtcagaaaaatgccacaagaacatgttaaaaacacattttttttattggagtgagtcttgGCTTTTACACCCAGAGGGTCATCAGAGACCCTGACGTGATGTCATTAAAAAACGGACTCTAAGTTGCTGTTAATTTGCTGGGGACATCGCTTTAACATTAAGGAGCATCTGGAGCTGTGGTGGCTGATGGGCAACACCAAAGATCACAGCGTGAGGCCTCCAATGAGACGCTCTCAAACGAATAAGAATTTGGTTTTCTAAAGACAGACTCTACCTCTCCACACAGGCGGACGAACATCAAATGGACATAAATACATTCCACTGGATACATGATTAAATATGAAATGGCTGcttatctatttaaaaaaagtatcattAATGCATATTTTTGCATCCATTTAATGAGGTAAATCACGTTGTTTGATGTCTTATTGGTGTATTTTGTGAATTccacatttcaaaaatgtttctttttaaggaaaccaggaaaatatttgatttaacaAATTTACCATCAAACTGTTGCttctttgtaataaaaaatgtttattcactTTGTGTCAGATTTAGTaaaggaccaaaaaaaaaatgtatgtgttgACAGTGagctaaataaatgttgaaactttaattaaatgttaCTTTCCTCCAACTGCTGCCACATTTTTAATTGgctttccaaaaaaatattttatttagttaccATAAAAAAGTAACAGTTGCAAAAGggttatttttgaacaaattgcAAGGccaaatttttacttttgaaaaggCAGCTCCATGTTGCCCTCTGGTGGTGAAAACTGGAAGGATCTTGTTCGGGAACTTGTCTACAGTAACTAACAGCAGTCTAATTCAACAATAAAGCTCTGGATATgttccatgaattaaaaagtaaatctaATGTTTCATATTTCTACCAAATCAATCGTTTCTCTCATCCAAAAGGTCCAACTTCATTCAGGCACAACTTCTCCGATCCACTTGAGATAAGGTGGGTTTCCCTGCTCGATCGGCAGGCTGATGACTTCTGCCACTTCGTAGGGGTGGTTCGAGCTGTAAATACAAACAATTAACGAGTGACAGCAGCTCATGAAGTGGTTTCTCTATTTAAGAGAAATCTACACAACTCACCGAACGTATTCTGCAAGAGCAGACACCTTGGAGCTTCTTGTTTTGATCATCTGGGATAAGAGAGAAATGAGTTACGAAGAATTCAAATTTAGGCTCTGATAAACGCTCATCCATCAGATCATTGATAAATTGCTGAATGGGCCACTTTCTTGTGCAGGTTTGcgggtgttgctggagcctatcccaggaAACAGTAGGATAGCTGGCCGGGccatcaaaggaaaaaaatccacattaacAGTTTTCTAAAGTTATCAGAAAGCACAGTCCCCCTTcattgaagacttttttttgtatctttgccattaaaaatatattcaggaTTTCTTTTGGGATATTAAATGAAgttgttgctttaaaaacaacatgcAAACTCTTTTCAATCAGACTGTTTAGGATGTTATTTAGGCGAGACGGCTCCAGAACCTTTTTTACTGCGCTGCTCCTTCAACGTGTGTTGTTATTGATGaaaggaggttttttttaattcaaaatctttccattcattctttcttttatgtCATCCTGTCCCTTTTGGTCAAAAGCAAACCTAAAACcttgatgtttccacccccgtGCTTCACAATTGGGGTGGCCACGTATCCCTCCAAACAAGCCAAGTAGTTTATATCAAATAGTTCCATTACAGGATCATCCTCTGGTAAAGTCTCAGctctggtgtccttcgacagctctttggtcttggtggaGAGGTTATAGCCTGACAAATTAAAAGGTATGAACAGCTGTATTTTATACAGATAACCAGTTGACATTAATATAGGTAACAATAGGAGGATTGAAGTGATAACCAAACagagaagttggaggctgactccacccacatcttTAGAAAAGGCGTGCATTCTGTTCTTCACCTTCAATAATGTAGATTTCTTCTGTATATGCAGCAGTgtgcttttctgttttaaaaacattttaaaatacatttttaaagcaacatttcaACAAGACAATGGCTTTGAAAACTCACCAGGAGAACCTCGCTGTCCTCCTCAATCTTTCCCTGCCACTCATATCTGGAGCAACAAcaaaagggttttattttattttgaacgatggattttttttcttaatttctcaGGACCacaacaaataaagtaaaaactaaaaaatacttACATTGATTTGATTGCTGGCACAATATTGACACAAGCTGCCAGTTTCTTTTCCACAATACCTCTATGACAGAAAAGCACAGatcagtcaaaaaataaaaaataaaataaaccaataaaaaagctgttatttCATTTGAGAGTTACACTAAACCGATCCAGCCATTATTATTGACTCATTATCTgggacattttcaaaataagacgtgggtagggctgccacaattagccGACTAATCAACAACAAATACTTaacgactaatttaaaaatCGATTAGTcgctactttatattatattgagtCACACTgtagtaaaattaaaagttataatgccattctgctagcttttaggactattttggcatttattaaggttttttaagctattttggagtttagctaaaatttcagctacatgctagctatcttggctaatttaggattttttttccagttttttaggctaatttggagtttagctaatatttcagctgcatgctagcaatcttggctgatttaggcttatttagttttttaggctattttggagtttagctcatatttcagctacatgctctcTGTTTTGCCTAACAggcttttttggggttttttaaggctaatttggcatttagctaatatttttagctggttatcagcttcagtttttttagccatcaatttcagcatcttcagctagcaacattagcatcttcagtggccaaattcagcttacagcattcacattaacattattgcaggtaatgctatatatctaccttttagttagtttaaagctaatgatggttaagatatgtgctttacatccagtttgcgtatgacccgattagtcgactagtatGAAAAATAATCCGTGataagtcgactattaaaataatagcttgtggcagcactagaaGTGGGTAAAATGTTCTTCATAATATCATTTGCATCACCTGGCCAGGTCTCTAGCGACGGTGTCATTAGGGCAGGTGACGAAAGCTGCAGAGTGAGTGCCCGACATGTAGGTCTCGGATGCCATGGAGAACGCCCTCAGTCCGACTGTCCTCAACAGCTGGAACATAAACACGCTGAACAGCACCGTCTGCCGGGGAGGAAGAGAGAAACAACCGGTTCATCATTTGGCAGAGGAAGGCTTTCAGCATTAGTGACATCATGCTcaccaaaacaaaagctttcaGGAATCCACCTTGCAGCGTCTCTGAAGCTGGCAATCCAATGCGCATGGCCTTTATaagtaaaacacacaacatttctgtttatttattcaagatATCTCTTACACAATGTGTAATTATTGAAGATCCACTTCAATggttatcttttcatctattttaaaagcgtttccggtggttttttaatgataattatattgtttttagccaaaactagaaatctgtaattttttttaggagCTGCAGACTTGTAGGAGTTCAACTTAAAATTCTGAGTTGTGTGAGGACCTATTGGAGTGGAGTAAGCCttcccctacttcccatcatccctttgtttacatgttctcctgctagcttacacaccctcacacctccaacctaacattagcagtgcaacaaaactggCAAACAAACATGCATCTATTTgcctgtaagtggatgcatcagaatggagcagagcaaggagcttgtggacTGTCATAGTAGCTTgtatgtcacaactacaaggttttacaaacatatttttttcctccacacgatgcacaacaatttgaataaataaatactataaaACGCACttgtaatcttaattttctttacatgtcctccattatgagaaacataccacaagaacatgttaaaaacatattttctttagtctttaaattaaagtagATCCTATTTACACGCTGAAAAACTCAATGAAACATATtaaattaagttgtttttttaaaagatgactctttatttattttcctccaaactacaaaataaagtcagtttGTAAGTTGTGCATTAGCGTGTAAAATTGTTAATCTAATGAGGAACAAacaacttaaagacccactccagtgaaaattgtgtttttaacatctttttattattatttttattatttatggtgGATGACAGATATTAAGAAATAATAGACAAATGTTTATGGTCTGAGAGCACTTTTTTGCCCCTTTAAAACTATATTGGAATTTTTAAATTGACAGATTCACGTTCAGGTACACAATAAAAGATAATTTGTATAACAAATGCATAACTTAAATTATCAATAGGTTGTTGCTGCAGCCCAGCTGTCAGACGGGGCTGGGTCGTATTCAGAAACTGTTCAGCTAGTCACCAATCAAAGTGACGTGACAATAACCAGAATAAAATGACAGATTATCATATGAAGTCGTTTTTAGCTCGTCCAATTTCCAGCATTTCAACAAATCGTAGCGAAAACGCCGCGCATGTTTCACCCAACTCGATCCATAAAGATTGACGTTTTTGTGCCACCAGAAGCAGAAAGCACGCGCCACTTTACACACGATCAACCCCACTACActatgaaagtttaaaaatgcatctCTTGTAGCGAAAAATCAGCAAACGTCAAATCAAAAACTTACCTTCAACACATGCCAGTTGTGCTCTCTTCTTCTATGGATTTCTGGGGCgtttacaacaataaaacattgtgCTCttctgccatctgctggagagGTTTATGTTAGCGGTTTTCTGGCTTGATTTTCTCCACTGCGCTTCACAGCATTGAAGTGATTCTGATTTTATTGCTAAACACACACCTTTGTGTTAACACTATTTTATAACTAATTCGCCAAAATAGGTTTctacacattaaaataatttctaatgaattttcTAACAATAAAAACGACTTTACTGATGGTTGAAAACGTTTACTTTTTTATCGAAGAGTGTGAAAAtagtgttatttttgtgtttttatgtggtAATTTTTTAACACTTGTTATGTTTGATTCATGTTTATCATGTATAAAGGAAATTAGGAATTTAAGTGGATTCTGAAAAATACAGAGATATATTCCAAAATGAATgtgatcaaattaaaaaaaaacacatttagaaaaaaaaacagatgtaacTTTTAATTGCTTTAAAGCATTTAGCTAGAGGATCAGAatcaaagtgtgtgtgtgaaagaagACATATAACTACACAAGAATGCAGAGCTTGATTGTGAAAATGCACCCAGTTACAATAACATAATGTTTTGTGGTAAGGTAGGGTATTATTATGCATTAAACATAGTTTTGTGCTATTCCATAATCAAGATCTTaattaaaactgctttgttaTGAATAAGAGATGAgagattaactttatttatccctgcagggaaattcagtaataaagtattattaaaaaaaagtaaattaaaaaaaagttttaaaaaaagtatataaaaaaaaaacatttaacttttgaCATTGAACTTTGTTATTAAGATTTTTGTTCCTTTATGTTCACTTTTCTCATCTGCTTGCTGGAAACAAATgtaatatacaaaaaaaaaaaaaaaaaaaaatgacgcaagaattgacttttttgtcttatttaaaaatccactcCTTCACAAATACATCTATGTCACTTTacccaaaacaaaaagaaaaagaaaaaaagtgaattccaagaaaaatgtcaaatggacagcacTGCCTATGTCTGGTGGCCGaagttccaaagggttaaaaaaataaacattccaaatgtataattttgcgTGCGATTTCCTATcctgattatttgcagataataagtagTTGccaaaatactgtaacaaaaaacaattcattgagatgaatttttttccagatttgtgattaattagttacatattttaaattgattcccggtcctaaataaaataactgatttTCATCAAGGTCCTCTATTCTAGTTAAATTTAAGCACAGATGGcaaggaaaaacagaaataaaaggataaaaaaataacaaaaatgttttacactgTGTCACTTTATAGACATGCACACACCCACGGACTAACATCCTCATTCttgatttttacaatttatctCAAATGAAAGCTCACAATACACAGTAAggtcaaaatataaaacaaaatccttacagttcaaatagaaaataaatgagaatagCAATAGTAAGACGAGCTGAAAGAGCTCACCTAACTCTTGACAGAAAGAAAGATTGCTCCAatcattaacatatttttatcctacagttttcttttttatctggGTTTATAAAATAATACCTGATTTAAGAGGTTAAGTTATGATGTGAAGTGCAGGGTACTAAGTGTTCTTTTAAATACAAAGGGAGGTCAAAGCAGTAAAACAGAATTGTAAAATTGTCAACTTTTCAACTTGTTCTGTCACTTTCTGTCAAAGAGTAAAATTGCAGGTAATAAAAATTTGTCAATAAGCccaaatgttttaatcaaactgcaattatctttttttcccaaatggGACTCCAGCTTGAATAAATCCTATCATCCTCCATCTCAGACTTTCCATTATCCATTCCTGCGATAAAGGTCatcgtttttattattttcatttctcttgTCATCGCTCTCCTAGTCCTATATCAGGCGTTTGTCCTGCCGCGTACAGAAGTCATTTCCTTTCCTCCCGACTGTCTCACAGTCCTTATATGATCACACCTCTGCAACCATACCACCTTCATTTCCCCCCTCCTCATGCTCATGAATCCTAATTTGtagcacattttcttttttcctttgaagTCCTTTGATAAATCTTGATACACGTCCTCTGAATGATAAAATCTTTATTGTAATGAACTTGTATCATCCAGCTCAAACAGctgaaatgtatttcttaaGGTTTTGCTGTCAGTAGTGAACAGAGGAACTggaaattcaaaataaaagcatcaaaaaacGGGAGTCAATGTTCCTTATGGGGAAGAACTCAACGCTTGATCTGGAttcttataatttaaataaaacatatccAAAAGTTGTAGTTagtaaaagtatttcaaaatattGTTATTTAAGTCGTAAAAGGTAGTTGATAAGTGAGAGGGGAAATTAATACTCAATGGTTCCCAGTTTTTATACATCTGATTTAATACTaatgaaactaaatgaaaaaaagttcaataaagttttttctttatattaaaattaatatttttgtttagtaattaaaaaagagtctttttgtaacaaaaaggcttttattgcTGTATAGTATAAAATATTCCAGTTTGTTCAAATTAGGTTTGATTTCAAGAACAACCATattattgtcttttcttttggaGTTTATGAGGCTAAGTCTCTCCAATTATCAAACTATATGGCATTTTTTAGACTGCATTGTGGAGTAGTAGCTGTTCTTCATAGTAAGAAGGGCCGGCTTCAAATCCCATCAGACGGATGAGCTGTTGCTGcacattcttactcccaactcgtcatatatggacgtatggtttagAGTGTCTCCAATCAATCGGAAATTTGCATCAATACCGGTCGATATTACTGATATtgatacaaatatatataaataaaataactgaaaatcactgcaaaaaaaaaagtaaaactaaaaacatgacCCAACAAGTTCTAAAAAATAACGATACTGGAACCAGCATTGGAAACACCTCAACAAAACTTGTCAATATTGAAGGCGACAAAGCAGCTCCTTGAATACAGACACAAAATACTGAGTTCAGGCCCCCATGTGACCAGGGGAGGGTCGGGATTCATCTGGGAGGAGCCACAGCCAACCTGCAAACCAACAACAAAGATCCCAGGCACAAACCATGACCACTTTGGTGAAATCTTCATACTGGCTGATAAAAGTCATACAAATGACAAGAGAGTGACTGAAAAGTCATTTGTAAAACCTGCAAACATCCCACTCAGTCAAAGGAAGATGACGCACTAAAGACATATCAGTCTGGAGTCTTTCACGTTTAATTCGGATGAGACTGAAGTGACAGTTAGTGGGTCAAAGTGTGTCAGAAAAACTCTGTCTGTATGCAGCAAATCTGACCTCCTGAACAGGGCGTCACTTTACTCcaacataaaacacttttttggagaaaaatttaaagcaaataaatatgaatgataGAATCCTGTATCAGAGTGATGAAGAAACcagttgatgatttttttttcattttgggattAGCCCACATGCAGTGGATTCTTTGAACCACCGTCCTCAACATTAACCACCTTCTTAAATTTGAAGCAAACCACTAAGTGTCAGTTCCTCAAATGAACTCTAGAGGCCACTGTTGGTAAGGAGACATTTTAATTGACTTCCATGAGAAAAAGTCCGATTTTGATCCTGATAAAAACACATGTAAAGCCTCTTATTAGAACCTTCTTTTTATGCTtgaaaacttacatttttttgtgaacatAGAAACAGATTTAAGATGTTATGAATAAAAAGCTTTCTCacaaatgtaaaacatattGAAATAAAGAACAAGCTATCATCCACTGAAAAGGTTTTTTAGAagtattgatcattttattaatttattattaataaaaacagaggaCATTCAGACTGCAACTGAAAATGATTTCTATAAACTCTCATCTGTGTCTAAAACATGCACTGACTATAGAAAACCACATGATGGCAGGTTTTATTCATGctaaagaacaaaaaccttttttccatAATAAACATTGGGGACAAAACTTATAAATTCACACAGATTCATTCACAGATTGCCATAGACTGTGTACCCAAATATTGTGTTTGTATGTGAGCCCTGTTTGTAATCAGGTTGCTTCTAGAGACACAGAAGCACTCTGTTTGATAAAAGCACCAGCAGCCCTCCTTCCCTGTCCTCTGTCCTTGTTCTCGTGATAGATTAAAGAAATAGACATCcacatattcacacacacacacacacacacaccagacATGGACACCACAAGACAAATTGAGCTTTATCTGATGTGAGAGCCCCACCAGGAATGCATGGACACACATGATGTGCAAGTTAGTAGCATTAGACAAGCTTGTCAAGCTTTTGCAGAAGCAACCAGGAGAGATGGAGGGAGAAGGGATGTGTTGGTGGTCCTGTTCCCATGGAAACTGTGCAGTCAGCACATCTGTACGCGTTCTGTTTTGTCCATTGGCATCCTGTAGCTTCTTCCCGTTGCAGCTGGACATCGCAGCGTGTGCGCTAATGATGCATCGGTAGAGTGGGAACATGTAGAGACGCCTCTGTGGATGCAGTTGTCATGGCGTCATAGCTTTTACCTCATGGGATGCTATATTGTGCTTCAGCATTGCAGAAACAAGACAGAAACACATGTCAGGATGAAGGCGGACTCTGATGTGTTCTCAAACACCGCCCCTCAAAtccttcatttattttctcCCGTCCATCCCTCTGTCCCTCTGTCTTTAGCTCTCTCCCTGAAAGCATGAGGAGAATCAATATGTTTTCAATTTGCAGCAAAGCCGTCCTCCTCTGCATTCTAATGAGGCTCCACTGGCCCTTTAAATTACAAAGACagaggcagagagagagagagagatgggtaaagacacattttgtttaaagGACTTTTCAATACACCATTAATATGTCAGCATCAAATTCTGTGCAttctttgtttcattaaagtgaaaaaacacATACACTCACATGCCACTTTAttagacacacctgtccaactgctcgctAACacaaatcagccaatcacacggcagcaactcaatgcatttaggcatgtGGACAAAGTAAAGACGATTGgctgcagttcaaaccaagcatcagaatgaggaagaaaggtgattgaagtgaccTTGAATGTGACACGGttgtttcagaaactgttgatcGACTGGGATTtacacccacaaccatctctaggatttatagagaatggtcagaataaaagaaatatcCCGGGAGCAGCAGTGCTGTGGCtggaaatgccttgttgatgccagaggtcagactggttccagctgatagaaaggcaatcataactcaaataaccagtggttacaactgaggtctgTAGAAGAATATATCTGAATGAACAAC from the Oryzias melastigma strain HK-1 linkage group LG1, ASM292280v2, whole genome shotgun sequence genome contains:
- the LOC112137141 gene encoding protein CutA homolog, which produces MRIGLPASETLQGGFLKAFVLTVLFSVFMFQLLRTVGLRAFSMASETYMSGTHSAAFVTCPNDTVARDLARGIVEKKLAACVNIVPAIKSIYEWQGKIEEDSEVLLMIKTRSSKVSALAEYVRSNHPYEVAEVISLPIEQGNPPYLKWIGEVVPE